DNA sequence from the Deinococcus budaensis genome:
TGGACGACGACGGCAACGGCCTGACCCTGCGCTACGTGAAGCCCGGCGAGTACTTCGGCGAGGAAGCGCTGGCCGGCGTGAACCGCGCCTACTTCGCGGAGGCCGTGACCGACTCCAGCGTGGACGTGATCAACCCGGCGCTGATGAGCGCCGAGGACAACCTGGTCGTGACCACCCACTTGGTCAAGACCCTGGAGCGCGCCTACGAGAGCATCTACCGCCTGGTCGGCAAGCGGCTGCGTGCGCGCATCGCGGGCGAGCTGCTGGAACTCAAGGACACCGCGCTGGCGACCCAGCTCGACTCCGGCGAGACGATGATCTACGCCACCCACGACGAACTGGCCGCCGCCGTCGGCAGCGTGCGCGAGACCGTCACCAAGGTCGTCGGCGAACTCAGCCGCGAGGGCGTGATCAGCGCCGGGTACGGCAAGATCACCCTCAAGAACGAGCAGGCGCTGAGCACCATCGCCGCTGCCTGAGTCTCCCTCTCCAGCGTTCAGGCCGTCCGGTTCACGCCGGGCGGCTTTTTGTGGGCGCTCCAGTGTCTCGGCCAGAGGGACTCGTGACTGCCGCTGCGCCGCCAGCGCCCGCTAGACTCGCCCGGATGACGACCTCTTCTTCTCCCTTCTCTCCCGAGCGGCCCCTGCGCGTCGCGGTGATCGGCAGCGGTCCCAGCGGCATCTACGCCGCCGAAGCCTTGACCAAACAGACGGCCCTGCCGGTCGAGGTGGACGTGTTCGACCGCCTGCCCACCCCCTACGGCCTGGTGCGCTACGGGGTGGCGCCCGACCACCTCACGATCAAGAGCGTGACCAAGGGTTTTGAGAAGACCCTCTCGGACCCCCGGGTGCGCTTTCTGGGCAACGTGGAGTTCGGCACCGACCTGACCTACGAGGAGGCCCGCGAGCACTACGACGCCCTCGTCTACACGGTGGGGGCGTCCTCCGACCGCCGCCTGGGGATTCCCGGCGAGGACCTGCACGGCTCCATGAGCGCCACCGAGTTCGTCGCCTGGTACAACGGGCACCCCGACGCGGCGGCGCGTGAGCTGGTGCTGAACGCGACCGGGGTGGCCGTGGTCGGCGTGGGCAACGTGGCGCTGGACGTGAGCCGCATCCTGTCCAAGACGGTGGCCGAGTTGCGCGAGTCCGACATCGCCGAGCACGCCCTGAGTGCCCTGGAACGCAGCCCGGTGCAAGACGTGTGGGTGCTGGGCCGCCGGGGTCCCGCGCAGGCGACCTTCACCACCAAGGAACTGCGCGAGTTCGGCGAGCTTGCGGGCGCCGACCCCATCGTCAAGCCCGCCGAGGTGCAGGTGGACGAGGCGGCCGAAGCAGCCCTCACCGACAACGTGAAGAGGAAGAATCTGGAAGTGCTGCGCGACTTCGCCGTGCGGACCCCGGAGGGCAAGGAGCGGCGCATCCACCTGCGGTTCCTGGTCTCGCCCGTCGAGATTCTGGACGACGGTGAGGGGAACGTGGCGGGCCTGAGGGTCGAGCGCAACAGGCTGGACGAGAACGGCAACGC
Encoded proteins:
- a CDS encoding helix-turn-helix domain-containing protein, with protein sequence MTQTNSLTKTFVDTVTYRPGAVILYPGKSDMLYRVASGLIRVHTMDDDGNGLTLRYVKPGEYFGEEALAGVNRAYFAEAVTDSSVDVINPALMSAEDNLVVTTHLVKTLERAYESIYRLVGKRLRARIAGELLELKDTALATQLDSGETMIYATHDELAAAVGSVRETVTKVVGELSREGVISAGYGKITLKNEQALSTIAAA
- a CDS encoding FAD-dependent oxidoreductase — its product is MTTSSSPFSPERPLRVAVIGSGPSGIYAAEALTKQTALPVEVDVFDRLPTPYGLVRYGVAPDHLTIKSVTKGFEKTLSDPRVRFLGNVEFGTDLTYEEAREHYDALVYTVGASSDRRLGIPGEDLHGSMSATEFVAWYNGHPDAAARELVLNATGVAVVGVGNVALDVSRILSKTVAELRESDIAEHALSALERSPVQDVWVLGRRGPAQATFTTKELREFGELAGADPIVKPAEVQVDEAAEAALTDNVKRKNLEVLRDFAVRTPEGKERRIHLRFLVSPVEILDDGEGNVAGLRVERNRLDENGNAVGTGEYETLPVQMVLRSIGYRGVALPGVPFDERRGVIPNEGGRVEGRPGEYTAGWIKRGPSGVIGTNKKDAVDTVAGLLADAGAGAFPAAPDGEATRAAVDARLARKGVDVYTFEDWQVLDAHELAQGQGQGRPRAKVVHKREMLTHRRKA